CACAACACCCACGGGGATCAGGCCTTTCCCGAGGGGGGATTCCCTCTCACGGTGGACCAGGTTCGGGAGGCTGCCCGCAAGTTCCTGGAAAGACTGGGGTGAAGAGGGCAGGTCCCGCTTCCGGGGAGGCTATGCGAGAATAGCCCCCTGGAGATCCCCATGACTGAGACCCCTGACCGCCAGCCGCGTACCATCGACCTCCTGGGCATCATGGAGCTGCTGCCCCATCGCTTTCCGATCCTGCTGGTGGACCGCATCCTCGACTACGAACCCGGCCAGTGGATCCGCGGCATCAAGAACATCTCCATCGGCGAGCATGTCTTCCAGGGCCACTTCCCCAAGCAGCCCGTCTTTCCCGGCGTCCTCATCGTGGAGGCCATGGGGCAGACCGGCGGCTGCCTGCTCATGCGCGACATCCCCGATCGCCACAAGAAGGTGATCTATTTCATGTCCATCGACAACGTGAAGTTCCGCCGCCCGGTGGTCCCCGGCGATCAGCTGGTGATGGAGCTCAAGGTCGTCAACTTCAAGGGCAAGATCGGCAAGATGCGCGGTGAGGCCTTCGTGGATGGCCAGAAGGCCGCCGAGGCCGACTTCATGTGCATGCTCATGGACGCCCCCGAGGAGAAGGCCTGATGGGCATCGAGATCCACCCCTCCTCGGTTGTCAGCCCCCAGGCGGAGCTTGCCGACGGGGTCGTGATCGGCCCCTTCTGTGTGGTCGAAGGGGACACCCGGATCGGCAGGGGCA
The sequence above is drawn from the uncultured Holophaga sp. genome and encodes:
- the fabZ gene encoding 3-hydroxyacyl-ACP dehydratase FabZ, which encodes MTETPDRQPRTIDLLGIMELLPHRFPILLVDRILDYEPGQWIRGIKNISIGEHVFQGHFPKQPVFPGVLIVEAMGQTGGCLLMRDIPDRHKKVIYFMSIDNVKFRRPVVPGDQLVMELKVVNFKGKIGKMRGEAFVDGQKAAEADFMCMLMDAPEEKA